The Bicyclus anynana chromosome 4, ilBicAnyn1.1, whole genome shotgun sequence genome window below encodes:
- the LOC112058290 gene encoding dolichyl-diphosphooligosaccharide--protein glycosyltransferase subunit STT3A produces the protein MTVETQSKARLSQLTSDKQLTFIKLAVLSMAAILSFATRLFSVLRFESVIHEFDPYFNYRTTRYLTEEGFYNFHNWFDDRAWYPLGRIIGGTIYPGLMVTSATLYNIMQFLNITIDIRNVCVFLAPFFSSLTTIVTYLLTKELKDEGAGLVAAAMIAIVPGYISRSVAGSYDNEGIAIFCMLLTYYFWIKAVNTGTILWGTLTALAYFYMVSSWGGYVFLINLIPLHVLALMMLGRFSARVYVAYSTLYCVGTILSMQISFVGFQPVQSSEHMLALGTFGLCQLYAFTQYLRYHLSPANFELLFKALLTTLLATLGTAIVVLTVTGKISPWTGRFYSLLDPSYAKNNIPIIASVSEHQPTSWSSFYFDLQVLVFLFPAGLYFCFAKLTDANIFIILYGVLSIYFAGVMVRLMLVLAPVMCIVSGVAASSLLSLHVKDIEPKVEKHDKKKKHENNLVFRSEVGALFVCVLGCLLVSYVFHCTWVTSEAYSSPSIVLSARAHDGARIIFDDFREAYTWLKMNTPDNSKVMSWWDYGYQITAMANRTVLVDNNTWNNTHISRVGQAMASSEERAYEIMRELDVDYVLVIFGGLVGYSSDDINKFLWMVRIGGSTDRGAHIKEADYYTGSGEFRVDAHGSPTLLNCLMYKMSYYKFGLVYTEGGRPPGYDRVRGAEIGNKDFNLDVLEEAYTTEHWLVRIYKVKPLPNRGL, from the exons ATGACTGTGGAAACGCAGAGTAAGGCGAGACTCTCGCAACTTACATCTGATAAACaacttacatttataaaattggcTGTTTTATCAATGGCAGCGATTTTAT CATTTGCAACACGTCTATTCTCTGTTCTGCGTTTTGAGAGTGTGATACACGAGTTTGATCCGTACTTCAACTACAGAACAACACGTTACCTCACGGAGGAAGGGTTCTATAACTTCCACAACTGGTTTGATGACAGAGCATGGTATCCCCTGGGACGTATCATTGGTG GTACTATATACCCTGGCCTCATGGTCACCTCAGCCACACTTTACAACATAATGCAGTTCCTCAATATAACAATAGACATTAGGAATGTGTGTGTGTTCCTTGCGCCATTCTTCTCCTCTCTCACTACTATTgtaacttacttacttactaaggAATTGAAG GATGAAGGTGCAGGTCTGGTGGCAGCTGCAATGATAGCAATAGTCCCTGGCTATATAAGTCGTTCAGTAGCGGGGAGTTACGACAATGAAGGCATTGCTATATTCTGTATGCTGCTCACTTACTATTTCTGGATTAAAGCCGTCAACACTGGCACTATCCTGTGGGGGACTTTGACAGCACTTGCTTACTTCTACATG GTATCGTCATGGGGTGGTTACGTGTTCCTAATCAACCTTATCCCTCTCCACGTGCTGGCCCTGATGATGCTGGGACGGTTCTCAGCGCGTGTGTATGTGGCGTATAGCACGCTGTACTGTGTGGGCACCATACTGTCCATGCAGATCTCGTTTGTTGGCTTCCAACCTGTACAGAGCTCTGAACATATGCTG GCTTTAGGCACATTTGGTCTGTGCCAACTGTATGCATTCACGCAGTACCTGCGCTACCATCTTTCTCCAGCAAACTTCGAGCTTCTATTTAAAGCACTTCTGACTACATTGCTGGCAACATTAGGAACTGCTATCGTCGTGCTTACCGTGACAG GTAAAATTTCACCCTGGACGGGCAGATTCTACTCTCTGTTGGACCCTTCATATGCCAAAAATAACATTCCTATTATTG CGTCGGTGTCTGAGCATCAGCCGACTTCGTGGTCGTCGTTCTACTTCGACTTGCAAGTACTGGTGTTCCTGTTCCCGGCCGGGCTCTACTTCTGCTTTGCCAAGCTCACTGACGCAAATATCTTCATCATCCTCTATGGCGTACTGAGCATTTACTTCGCT GGTGTGATGGTACGTCTGATGTTGGTGCTCGCGCCTGTTATGTGCATTGTCTCTGGTGTAGCTGCCTCGAGCTTACTAAGCCTCCATGTGAAGGATATTGAGCCTAAAGTTGAGAAACATGATAAGAAGAAGAAACACGAAAATAATCTGGTGTTCAGATCTGAG GTGGGCGCGCTGTTCGTGTGCGTGCTGGGCTGCCTGCTGGTGTCGTACGTGTTCCACTGCACGTGGGTGACGTCAGAAGCGTACTCGTCGCCGTCCATCGTGCTGTCGGCGCGCGCGCACGACGGCGCACGGATCATTTTCGATGACTTCCGTGAGGCCTACACGTGGCTCAAGATGAACACCCCTgat AATTCAAAAGTGATGTCATGGTGGGACTACGGGTACCAGATAACAGCGATGGCGAATCGGACGGTGCTGGTGGACAACAACACGTGGAACAATACACACATCTCGCGCGTGGGCCAGGCCATGGCGTCCAGTGAGGAGCGCGCCTACGAGATCATGCGCGAACTCGACGTGGACTACGTGCTCGTCATATTCGGCGGACTCGTCGGATACTCCTCCGATG ACATCAACAAGTTCCTGTGGATGGTGCGCATCGGCGGCAGCACGGACCGCGGCGCGCACATCAAGGAGGCGGACTACTACACCGGCTCGGGCGAGTTCCGCGTCGACGCGCACGGCTCGCCCACGCTGCTCAACTGCCTCATGTACAAGATGAGCTACTACAAGTTCGGCCTCGTCTACACTGAGGGAG GTCGACCTCCCGGCTACGACCGCGTGCGTGGCGCGGAGATCGGCAACAAAGACTTCAACCTGGACGTCCTAGAGGAGGCGTACACCACTGAACATTGGCTGGTCCGCATCTACAAGGTCAAGCCTCTGCCCAACCGGGGGCTTTGA